AAAAAAGACATTTCGATTGCCGTCGTAGGCTCAGGATACGTAGGCCTGGTGGCCGCAGTTTGCTTCGCAGAGATGGGACATCAAGTCATCTGCGTCGACAATGACGAGCGCAAGGTGGCGGCGCTCCAGGCGGGCGACAGCCTGATCCACGAGCATTTTTTGCCAGAGCTGCTGGCTAAGCACCGCAACGGACATGTCCGTTTTACAACCGATCTGGCCGAAGCAACGCGCCAATGTGGCTCGATCTTTATCGCTGTCGGAACTCCACAGAGCGAGACAGGGGATGCGGACCTCTCCTATGTCGAAGCGGTAGCGTGTGAGATCGCCAGGTCGCTGGACAGTTACAAGGTGATTGTCGAGAAGAGCACCGTTCCGGTTTATACGAATGAGTGGATCAGCCGCGCAATGGAGCGCAATGGGGTTGATCGCAGCTTGTTCGATGTCGTTTCCAACCCTGAGTTTCTGCGGGAGGGGACGGCGGTCGTCGATTTTCTGCACCCCGATCGAATCGTGGTTGGGGCGGACAGCGAGCGGGCTGGAGCGGTCCTGAGCGAGATCTATGCTCCTCTGACGACGGGCGAGTACTACGAACGACCGGGCAGCATCTCTGGGTGTTGCAGTGTCTCGGAGCCTCCACCGCTGCTGATGACGTCGACCAAGAGCGCGGAGATCATCAAACATGCTTCGAATGCGTTTCTGGCGTTGAAGATCTCGTTTATCAATGCCGTCTCGAACCTGTGCGAAGCGGCGAATGCCAACGTGGAACAGGTGGCCCGCGGCATGGGACTTGATACCCGCATCGGTCCAAAGTTTCTCAGGCCGGGGATTGGCTATGGCGGCTCGTGCTTTCCGAAAGATGTTGCGGCGTTTCGCTCGGTTGCAGAACAGATGGGGGTCGACTTCAGCCTGCTGAGTGAGGTGGAGAAGATCAACGTCCAACAGAAGAAGCGGTTTGTCAGCAAGGTCCGCTCGGCGCTGTGGAACCTGCGCGGCAAGCGGCTGGCGGTGCTGGGGCTTGCCTTCAAAGGCGAGACCGACGACATCCGCGAGTCCCCGGCGATCGAGATTGTTCGGATGCTGATGGCAGAGGGATGTTCGATTGCCGCATTTGATCCGGCGGCGATGCCGCGCACGGAACAGGTCCTGCCGCAGAGTCAGAGCCTGCGTTATGCGCGGGACGTCTACGATGCCGCTTCGGATGCCGATGCCCTGCTGATTCTTACGGATTGGCCGGAGTTTGCAAGCCTTGACCTGAAGCAGCTCAATCAAGCCCTCCGGTATTCCATTGTGATTGATGGGCGCAATCTGTATGACCCCCGTGTACTGACAGAGCAGGGATTCACGTATCTCAGCGTGGGCCGACCGGCTGCGTATCCGGTCCGCGACCATGTTCCAATCTCTTCACGATGACAGCGGCGTCCGCGGTATAGACAAGTTGAATGATGGATTTTGAATCAGGCCGATCCCTGGCCTCTTTTGCGAACCCGGGCATTGCCGGGAGTTTAGAAAGGTGGAACATGTCGTCTCAAACTGTTCTTGTCACCGGTGCAGCGGGGTTTCTCGGCTCGCATCTGGTTGACGCGATCCTGGCGGAGGGACACAGCGTTATTGGCGTCGACAATCTCTCGACCGGAAATACGGCCAATCTCAAGCACCTTTCTTCGGAGCCGCGATTTCGTCTTCTGACCCAGGACATCACTCAGGCGTTTGATCCCGGGCCAGTCGATTATGTCTTCAACTTTGCGTCGCCTGCCAGCCCTGTCGATTACGCGCGGCTCGGCGTTGAAACGCTGCAGGTTGGGTCTTTGGGCACATTCAATACTCTCGAGATCGCCCGCAAATACAAGGCCAGCTATCTTCATGCTTCGACATCGGAGTGCTATGGAGACCCAGAGATCCATCCGCAGGTAGAGACTTATTGGGGCAATGTCAACCCGGTCGGTCCGCGGTCGGTGTACGACGAGGCAAAGCGGTTTTCTGAGGCGGTAGTGATGGCATATCACCGCTATTACGGTGTGGATACACATCTGGTCCGCATCTTCAACACCTACGGACCACGGTTGCAGGCCAACGATGGCCGCGTGATCTCGAACTTCATGGTCCAGGCCCTCAAAGGTGAACCGCTGACGATCTACGGCGATGGTTCGCAGACGCGCAGTTTTTGCTACGTCTCAGACCTGATCGAGGGCATTGTCCGGCTGTCGCGTTCCGCGGAACATATGCCGGTGAACATCGGCAACCCCACGGAATGGACGATTCTTGAGTGCGCGCAGGAGATTCTGGCGGTTACAGGATCAAAGTCGGAGATCGTCCGCAAGCCGCTGCCGCAGGACGATCCCACGCGCCGCCGCCCCGATATCGCGCGCGCCCGGACGCTGCTGGGATGGGAGCCCGGCATCTCATTGCGCGAGGGATTGCAGCGTTCGCTCGACTACTTTCGCGCAAGCATAGGCTAGTTTAGCGGTTTCCTTCACGGTGTAGATGTTTTCGTTGGGACGGGCTTACAGCCCTCGGTATTCGTCATGCTTCGAAACCCATGCCTTCGGCCTGGGCTGGTATGGAGCCGGGCCTTCGGTCCTGAAACATGCGACTACACCTAAAGGGAAACAGCCTTAAGGACGTACTCACCTTGGATAGCGTTTCAGCTGGGGATACCACGTCAACTGGAATGCAACCGCCGTATTGTTCTGCTTGCCGGTTTTATAGATAGGCGCCTTCCAGCCCTCATATTGCACCGACCCGTTAAATTCGATATCGGGGCCGAACCGTTTAACCACCCCGACCTTGAACTGATTCTGTGTGGTCCCGAGAAGGACGAAGTCTTTTGCCGTCTTTTTGTTCAGATACGAGAGCTGAATCCATTCGTTTCCCGAGAGATGCCAGGTGAGCCATAGATTGCCTCCCTTGGCTTCACGGCCGATCCAGTCGCCCATGATGAAACCCTTGTTGGTGTAGCCCTGTTTCTGAACGACTTCAAAGTAGCTGAACTGTCCTCGATCGCTCAGCGCGACCGGCTGGTCGGAGGTAGCGGCCTCGACACGGAGATCGAGTGGGCGCAACCTGCCGGGGAACTGGGAGATGAAGAGGCCTGTCCGGTATGCGGCGCGACGGGGAGCGCTGATTGGAGTGACATCGTCGTGGCTGATGGAGTCGGCATAGAGGGTTGCGTATTTGCGAACGAACGGCAAGCGGTAGGAGAAGCTGAAGTCGCTGAACCTTGCTCCTGGATCGTCTCTCGAATACTTCTCCTGCACCGTTGTGTCGTTGATGTCGAAGAAGCCCTTGAGGAACGTGTGCAATGTAACCGGAGCGTGATCTTTACCGCCGAAGATGATGGTGCGCTGAAACCCGAACTCAAAGTTTTTCGTGGGGCGGAAAGAGAACATTTCCGAGTGGGTATAAGGACTGTTCGGTGCCGTGTGGCCTTTCAGGCTTCCGTAAAAGAAGTCGTATCGAACCGGGCCAAGCAGCTTTGAAACCAGAAAGATATTCAGTGGTTCCACGCGGTTGATGCGGAACGAGTAGATGTTTTCAGCGTTATTGGACCAGGCCATGGCGCCTGCCTGCGCGGGACTGAGCCAGGCGTCGGTCTTGCCTCCTGAGATCTCGTGACCCAAAAGATGAAAGGAGAGAGCTGCTTCCACAAGTCTGAAATTGTTCTGCGCGGGCAAGTTGCCCTCCGGGATCGTCAACTGCGGCCGGTTGGGCGGAGCGTAGGGCTTAATCAGGTCACGGTCGGAGAGCAGATTTGCAAGGTCGTAGGAGTAGCCGGTTCCGGCGGGCGCATGCTGGTACTCCCCGCGCACGTAGAGCGAGAAGCGACCAGCCTCAGCCAGCGTCGAAAACCCTGTGATGTTGTTGAAGCCGCTCTCGTAGGGACGGCCGTAATCGTTGTATAGCGTCTGGCCAAGGTGGTAGCTGTCACGCAGCACGGGGCCGGAGATGCCGGTGATCCGCGTATAAAACGAGTGCGTTCCATAGACAATGCCGCGCGCCGCATAGCCCATGGGGGCTTCGTCGGTGAACTCGTGCAACAGCTTATCGAAGATGGCCTGCGCCTCTTCGTTATTGCTCTCCATGATGTCGTGTTGCGATTGCTGCAACATGTGGACAACGCTGCGCCGGGTCCAGGGCCGCATTCCAATGAAGGCTGAGTCGAGAAAGCCCATGGAATACAGCCGCATCATCTGCGGGTAGACCCAGCTATCCATGGGGATGTAAGCCGAACCCAGGGCATCAACGGGATGCTCGACAACAGGGTGATAGGCCGGATAGGCCGAGTAGAGCTTGCCTGAATCGGGAGGCGGTGCCGGAGCGGTGGCTGGTGCCGGAGCAGGAGCGGATGGAGCTCCATCCCGGTGCTTTTGTTGATCGGGATCGTAGGCCGGTCTTGAAGGTTCCTGTGCCGGCGATGCGGAAGAGGGCGTAGATACCGAAGGCGCTGACGGTTCGGGAGCGGAAGGCGTCTGGGAGACACCCGCCGTCAGCATTGCCGAGAGGAGATAACAGAGGCTGGGGAGAAATCGAATCCGCAAACGCACCTCAAAAACTTCTGCCAGACTGGCTTAAGTGTAATCTTTCGAGGGCAGAGCGGTCCGTCCGGATGGTCCTGGCCCTCTATGACTGTTTAGATGCGCTTTGCTTCTTCTTCAGCCGCCTTCGAGCGTCCGTCTCAACCTGCCGAAACCATGTGGGTGTTGCGACCTTTTTCGCTTCAAGAAACTGCCGTAGATGCTCGATAGGATCGCCTGATGC
This region of Acidobacteriota bacterium genomic DNA includes:
- a CDS encoding UDP-glucose/GDP-mannose dehydrogenase family protein; its protein translation is MKKDISIAVVGSGYVGLVAAVCFAEMGHQVICVDNDERKVAALQAGDSLIHEHFLPELLAKHRNGHVRFTTDLAEATRQCGSIFIAVGTPQSETGDADLSYVEAVACEIARSLDSYKVIVEKSTVPVYTNEWISRAMERNGVDRSLFDVVSNPEFLREGTAVVDFLHPDRIVVGADSERAGAVLSEIYAPLTTGEYYERPGSISGCCSVSEPPPLLMTSTKSAEIIKHASNAFLALKISFINAVSNLCEAANANVEQVARGMGLDTRIGPKFLRPGIGYGGSCFPKDVAAFRSVAEQMGVDFSLLSEVEKINVQQKKRFVSKVRSALWNLRGKRLAVLGLAFKGETDDIRESPAIEIVRMLMAEGCSIAAFDPAAMPRTEQVLPQSQSLRYARDVYDAASDADALLILTDWPEFASLDLKQLNQALRYSIVIDGRNLYDPRVLTEQGFTYLSVGRPAAYPVRDHVPISSR
- a CDS encoding SDR family oxidoreductase; amino-acid sequence: MSSQTVLVTGAAGFLGSHLVDAILAEGHSVIGVDNLSTGNTANLKHLSSEPRFRLLTQDITQAFDPGPVDYVFNFASPASPVDYARLGVETLQVGSLGTFNTLEIARKYKASYLHASTSECYGDPEIHPQVETYWGNVNPVGPRSVYDEAKRFSEAVVMAYHRYYGVDTHLVRIFNTYGPRLQANDGRVISNFMVQALKGEPLTIYGDGSQTRSFCYVSDLIEGIVRLSRSAEHMPVNIGNPTEWTILECAQEILAVTGSKSEIVRKPLPQDDPTRRRPDIARARTLLGWEPGISLREGLQRSLDYFRASIG
- a CDS encoding capsule assembly Wzi family protein — encoded protein: MLTAGVSQTPSAPEPSAPSVSTPSSASPAQEPSRPAYDPDQQKHRDGAPSAPAPAPATAPAPPPDSGKLYSAYPAYHPVVEHPVDALGSAYIPMDSWVYPQMMRLYSMGFLDSAFIGMRPWTRRSVVHMLQQSQHDIMESNNEEAQAIFDKLLHEFTDEAPMGYAARGIVYGTHSFYTRITGISGPVLRDSYHLGQTLYNDYGRPYESGFNNITGFSTLAEAGRFSLYVRGEYQHAPAGTGYSYDLANLLSDRDLIKPYAPPNRPQLTIPEGNLPAQNNFRLVEAALSFHLLGHEISGGKTDAWLSPAQAGAMAWSNNAENIYSFRINRVEPLNIFLVSKLLGPVRYDFFYGSLKGHTAPNSPYTHSEMFSFRPTKNFEFGFQRTIIFGGKDHAPVTLHTFLKGFFDINDTTVQEKYSRDDPGARFSDFSFSYRLPFVRKYATLYADSISHDDVTPISAPRRAAYRTGLFISQFPGRLRPLDLRVEAATSDQPVALSDRGQFSYFEVVQKQGYTNKGFIMGDWIGREAKGGNLWLTWHLSGNEWIQLSYLNKKTAKDFVLLGTTQNQFKVGVVKRFGPDIEFNGSVQYEGWKAPIYKTGKQNNTAVAFQLTWYPQLKRYPR